One stretch of Sphingomonas rosea DNA includes these proteins:
- the acs gene encoding acetate--CoA ligase, translating into MTPAELAALHEAHASDPQAFWLDQARRLDWDRFPTRAGDWSFDADAFHIKWYEDGVLNLSANCLDRHLPAKADDTALVFEPDAPGTGRAVTYAELHADTCRFANLLKERGVGKGDRVILYLPMIPEAAAAMLACARIGAVHSVVFGGFSPESVAGRIEDCGARVVITADEGLRGGKHIPLKANVDAACDLAPGVETVIVITRTGADVPFVRGRDVRWEDHKHRLAADCPAEPMGAEDPLFILYTSGSTGKPKGVVHTTGGYATWVAATFAWVFEPRADDLFWCTADIGWVTGHSYTLYGPLLHGVPTVMFDGVPTFPDASRLWETIDRLGVTILYTAPTAIRALMREGDAPVVKHRRDSLRLLGTVGEPINPEAWRWYHDVVGDGRLPIVDTWWQTETGGVLMTPLPGATSMKPGSATRPLPGIAPILVDAEGHEIPGNDVSGNLCLTSSWPGQMRTVWGDHQRFIDTYFRTYPGLYFTGDGCRRDADGDYWITGRVDDVINVSGHRIGTAEVESALVAHPLVAEAAVVAAPHDLKGQAIHAFVTLNAGEEGSPAILTELNAEVRKHIGALAIPERIQFAPGLPKTRSGKIMRRILRKIAEGQLDQLGDTSTLADPGVVDQLVAGRG; encoded by the coding sequence ATGACACCGGCCGAGCTCGCCGCGCTGCACGAGGCCCATGCCTCGGATCCCCAGGCCTTCTGGCTGGATCAGGCGCGGCGGCTCGACTGGGACCGTTTCCCGACCAGGGCCGGCGACTGGTCGTTCGACGCCGACGCCTTCCACATCAAATGGTATGAGGACGGCGTCCTCAACTTGTCCGCCAACTGCCTCGACCGGCACCTGCCGGCCAAGGCCGACGACACCGCGCTCGTGTTCGAGCCCGACGCGCCTGGCACCGGCCGCGCCGTCACCTACGCCGAGCTTCACGCCGACACCTGCCGCTTTGCCAACCTCCTCAAGGAGCGCGGCGTGGGCAAGGGCGACCGCGTCATCCTCTATCTCCCGATGATCCCCGAGGCCGCCGCCGCCATGCTCGCCTGCGCGCGGATCGGCGCGGTCCACTCGGTCGTGTTCGGCGGCTTCAGCCCCGAAAGCGTCGCCGGCCGGATCGAGGATTGCGGCGCGCGCGTCGTCATCACCGCCGACGAGGGGCTTCGCGGCGGCAAGCACATTCCCCTGAAAGCCAATGTCGACGCCGCCTGCGACCTCGCTCCCGGGGTCGAGACCGTCATCGTCATAACCCGCACCGGCGCCGACGTGCCGTTCGTTCGGGGCCGCGACGTCCGCTGGGAGGATCACAAGCACCGCCTCGCCGCCGACTGCCCGGCCGAACCGATGGGCGCCGAGGATCCGCTCTTCATCCTCTACACCTCGGGCTCGACCGGAAAGCCCAAGGGCGTGGTCCACACCACCGGCGGCTACGCCACCTGGGTCGCGGCCACCTTCGCCTGGGTGTTCGAGCCGCGCGCGGACGACCTCTTCTGGTGCACCGCCGACATCGGCTGGGTGACGGGGCACAGCTACACGCTCTACGGCCCGCTCCTCCACGGCGTCCCCACCGTCATGTTCGACGGCGTGCCCACCTTCCCTGACGCGTCGCGGCTGTGGGAGACGATCGACCGGCTCGGAGTCACCATCCTCTACACCGCCCCCACCGCCATCCGCGCCCTGATGCGCGAGGGCGACGCGCCGGTGGTGAAGCACCGCCGCGACAGCCTGCGCCTCCTCGGCACCGTCGGCGAGCCGATCAATCCCGAGGCCTGGCGCTGGTATCATGACGTGGTCGGCGACGGCCGCCTGCCGATCGTCGACACCTGGTGGCAGACCGAGACCGGCGGCGTGCTCATGACCCCGCTCCCCGGCGCCACTTCGATGAAGCCCGGCAGCGCCACCCGGCCCCTCCCCGGCATCGCCCCGATCCTCGTCGACGCCGAGGGCCACGAAATCCCCGGCAACGACGTCAGCGGCAACCTCTGCCTCACCAGCTCGTGGCCGGGCCAGATGCGCACCGTCTGGGGCGACCACCAGCGCTTCATCGACACTTATTTCCGGACCTATCCCGGCCTGTATTTCACCGGCGACGGCTGCCGCCGCGACGCCGACGGCGACTATTGGATCACCGGCCGGGTCGACGACGTCATCAACGTGTCGGGCCACCGCATCGGGACCGCCGAGGTCGAAAGCGCGTTGGTCGCGCATCCCCTCGTCGCGGAGGCCGCCGTGGTCGCCGCGCCGCACGACCTGAAAGGACAGGCGATCCACGCCTTCGTCACCTTGAACGCCGGCGAGGAAGGCTCCCCGGCCATCCTGACCGAGCTCAACGCCGAGGTCCGCAAGCACATCGGCGCCCTCGCCATCCCCGAGCGAATCCAGTTCGCCCCCGGCCTCCCCAAGACCCGCTCGGGCAAGATCATGCGCCGGATCCTGCGCAAGATCGCCGAAGGCCAGCTCGACCAGCTGGGCGACACCTCGACCCTCGCCGACCCCGGCGTGGTCGACCAGCTGGTCGCCGGCCGTGGGTAA
- a CDS encoding SH3 domain-containing protein, whose amino-acid sequence MATETPNAVPPSASSPTPTADVPPGGFPLAGPSSRPDPRTHAYRQDLADVALAGIVIASHYAVPLPATLGRDATLRAAPDANAEPVAELEAGTDLRLLDKSRGWAWGYAGDQVGYLPLSAIA is encoded by the coding sequence GTGGCGACCGAGACGCCGAACGCCGTCCCGCCCTCGGCCAGCTCGCCCACGCCCACCGCTGACGTCCCGCCGGGCGGCTTCCCGCTCGCGGGCCCGTCGAGCCGGCCCGACCCCCGTACCCACGCCTATCGCCAGGACCTCGCCGACGTCGCGCTCGCCGGGATCGTGATCGCCTCCCATTACGCCGTCCCGCTTCCCGCCACGCTCGGCCGTGACGCGACGCTGCGCGCCGCGCCCGACGCGAATGCCGAGCCGGTCGCCGAGCTCGAGGCCGGCACCGACCTGCGCCTCCTCGACAAGAGCCGCGGCTGGGCCTGGGGCTATGCCGGCGACCAGGTCGGCTACCTGCCGCTCAGCGCCATCGCATGA
- a CDS encoding CoA ester lyase: MSRQPRSWLFVPADSEKKIAKALESQADAIIFDLEDSVALPEKSRAREILKALPARSGGPQWWVRINPLRTEEHRLDLELLGKADIHGVMLPKAESGADIVELQHRTGSIPIHAIVTETAASLFGLLSYRDVKSSPLAAMSWGAEDLSAALGAASNKDRKGRYTFPYQLARTLCLAGAQAAGVQPVDGVFADFRDEPGLIEEALDAARDGFTGKLAIHPAQVVPINEAFSPTDEQIAHARQIVAAFAAEPSAGVLSVDGRMVDKPHLIQAQRTLDRAGD, from the coding sequence ATGAGCCGCCAGCCCCGCTCTTGGCTGTTCGTCCCGGCCGACAGCGAGAAGAAGATCGCCAAGGCGCTCGAAAGCCAGGCCGACGCCATCATCTTCGACCTCGAGGACAGCGTCGCGCTCCCCGAAAAGTCCCGCGCCCGCGAGATCCTGAAAGCCCTCCCCGCCCGCTCGGGCGGCCCGCAATGGTGGGTCCGGATCAATCCGCTTCGCACCGAGGAACATCGCCTCGATCTCGAATTGCTCGGCAAGGCCGACATCCACGGCGTGATGCTGCCCAAGGCCGAGAGCGGCGCCGACATCGTCGAGCTCCAGCACCGCACCGGCTCGATCCCGATCCACGCCATCGTCACCGAGACCGCCGCCTCGCTGTTCGGCCTCCTCTCCTACCGCGACGTCAAATCCTCGCCGCTCGCCGCGATGAGCTGGGGCGCCGAGGACCTGTCGGCCGCGCTCGGCGCCGCGTCCAACAAGGACCGCAAGGGCCGCTACACCTTCCCCTACCAGCTCGCCCGCACGCTCTGCCTCGCCGGCGCGCAGGCCGCGGGCGTGCAGCCCGTCGACGGGGTCTTCGCCGACTTCCGCGACGAGCCCGGCCTGATCGAGGAGGCGCTGGACGCCGCCCGTGACGGCTTCACCGGCAAGCTCGCCATCCACCCGGCGCAGGTCGTGCCGATCAACGAGGCCTTCTCCCCCACCGACGAACAGATCGCGCATGCGCGGCAGATCGTCGCAGCCTTTGCCGCCGAACCCTCGGCTGGTGTGTTGAGCGTCGACGGCCGAATGGTCGACAAACCCCACTTGATCCAGGCCCAGCGCACGCTGGACCGCGCAGGAGACTGA
- a CDS encoding MaoC family dehydratase, with amino-acid sequence MPGRFFEEWEVGQTVAHALRRTVTETDNLLISTLTHNPQPLHLDAEAAKDTEFGRILVNSCFTFSLLVGASVSDTTEGVLVANMGFDEVRLPSPVFIGDTLHFESECIGARESNSRPTAGLVTWAHRAINQHGATVCTMKRTALIHKRPAA; translated from the coding sequence ATGCCCGGACGCTTTTTCGAGGAATGGGAGGTCGGCCAGACCGTCGCCCATGCCCTCCGCCGCACCGTCACCGAGACCGACAATCTGCTGATCTCGACGCTGACCCACAATCCGCAACCGCTCCACCTCGATGCCGAGGCCGCGAAGGACACCGAGTTCGGCCGGATCCTCGTCAACAGCTGCTTCACCTTCTCGCTGCTCGTCGGCGCGTCGGTCAGCGACACCACCGAGGGCGTGCTCGTCGCCAACATGGGCTTCGACGAGGTCCGGCTGCCGAGCCCCGTCTTCATCGGCGACACGCTCCACTTCGAGAGCGAATGCATCGGCGCACGCGAAAGCAACTCGCGTCCGACCGCCGGGCTCGTCACCTGGGCGCACCGCGCGATCAACCAGCATGGGGCAACCGTCTGCACGATGAAGCGCACCGCCCTCATCCACAAACGTCCCGCCGCATGA
- the rimO gene encoding 30S ribosomal protein S12 methylthiotransferase RimO — protein MATILPTPPRVGMVSLGCPKNLVDSERILGQLRSDGYQMSADYEGADVVLVNTCGFLDSAKEESLEAIGEALAENGRVIVTGCMGREAEVIRARFPNVLAITGAQAYEDVVAAVHEAAPAPRSPYLDLVPQASPQLKLTPKHYSYLKISEGCNHRCAFCIIPQIRGDLVSRRPDAILREAEKLLAQGTKELLVISQDTSAYGLDLKHAAWPWKGGDVRAHMTDLARALGELRTPEGERPWVRLHYVYPYPHVDRVMPLMAEGLVLPYLDIPFQHASPKVLKAMRRPANEAKVLERLVQWRREVPDIAIRSSFVVGFPGETEEDFDYLLQWLAEARLDRVGAFRFEPVEGAPANDLPGHVAPEVKEERYARVMELTARISAEKLAAKVGSSLDVIIDAVDPETGGATGRSKADAPEIDGEVHLRDAGHLRAGDIVAALIEESDEHDLFGVPTKDD, from the coding sequence ATGGCAACCATTCTTCCCACCCCGCCGCGCGTCGGCATGGTCTCCTTGGGCTGTCCCAAGAACCTCGTCGATTCCGAGCGCATCCTCGGCCAGCTCCGCTCGGACGGCTACCAGATGAGCGCCGACTACGAGGGCGCCGACGTCGTCCTCGTCAATACCTGCGGCTTCCTCGATTCCGCCAAGGAAGAGAGCCTCGAAGCGATCGGCGAGGCGCTGGCCGAGAACGGCCGGGTCATCGTCACCGGCTGCATGGGCCGCGAGGCCGAGGTCATCCGCGCCCGCTTCCCGAACGTCCTCGCGATCACCGGCGCGCAAGCCTATGAGGACGTGGTCGCCGCGGTCCACGAGGCCGCGCCCGCGCCGCGTTCGCCCTATCTCGACCTCGTCCCGCAGGCCTCGCCGCAGCTCAAGCTCACGCCCAAGCACTACAGCTACCTCAAGATTTCCGAGGGCTGCAATCACCGCTGCGCCTTCTGCATCATCCCGCAGATCCGCGGCGACCTCGTCTCGCGCCGCCCCGACGCCATCCTCCGCGAAGCCGAAAAGCTCCTCGCGCAGGGGACGAAGGAGCTGCTGGTCATCAGCCAGGACACCAGCGCCTACGGCCTCGATCTCAAGCACGCCGCCTGGCCGTGGAAGGGCGGCGACGTCCGCGCCCACATGACCGACCTCGCCCGCGCGCTGGGTGAGCTTCGCACGCCCGAGGGCGAGCGGCCGTGGGTCCGGCTCCACTACGTCTATCCCTATCCGCACGTCGACCGCGTGATGCCGCTGATGGCCGAGGGCCTCGTCCTCCCCTATCTCGACATCCCTTTCCAGCACGCTTCCCCGAAGGTGCTCAAGGCGATGCGTCGCCCGGCCAACGAGGCCAAGGTGCTCGAGCGGCTGGTCCAATGGCGCCGCGAAGTCCCCGACATCGCGATCCGCTCCTCCTTCGTCGTCGGTTTCCCCGGCGAGACCGAGGAGGATTTCGACTATCTCCTCCAGTGGCTCGCCGAAGCCCGGCTCGACCGCGTCGGCGCCTTCCGCTTCGAGCCGGTCGAAGGCGCCCCCGCCAACGACCTGCCCGGCCATGTCGCCCCCGAGGTCAAGGAAGAGCGCTACGCCCGCGTGATGGAGCTGACCGCGCGCATCTCCGCCGAGAAGCTCGCCGCCAAGGTCGGCTCCAGCCTCGACGTCATCATCGACGCGGTCGATCCCGAGACCGGCGGCGCGACCGGCCGCTCCAAGGCCGACGCCCCCGAGATCGACGGCGAGGTCCACCTGCGCGACGCGGGCCACCTTCGCGCCGGCGACATCGTGGCCGCGCTCATCGAGGAAAGCGACGAGCACGATCTGTTCGGCGTACCCACCAAGGACGATTGA
- a CDS encoding MarR family winged helix-turn-helix transcriptional regulator has translation MSDASLSGWMRALVGYVRSGEPDLTNRQMALLMIVYLTPGPHTVRGLARILGVSKPVVTRALNTLGALGYLRRERDQDDRRNVFVVRTSSGADFLEGFKRNIRGSERGDRDAERRPALGQLAHAHR, from the coding sequence ATGAGCGATGCTTCGCTAAGCGGGTGGATGCGCGCTCTGGTCGGATACGTCCGATCAGGTGAGCCCGATCTGACGAATCGTCAGATGGCCCTGCTGATGATCGTCTACCTGACCCCCGGGCCGCACACTGTGCGCGGCCTGGCCCGAATTCTCGGCGTCTCCAAACCCGTCGTGACCCGCGCCTTGAATACGTTGGGGGCGCTCGGCTATCTCCGCCGCGAACGAGACCAGGACGACCGCCGCAACGTGTTCGTCGTCCGGACCAGCAGCGGGGCAGATTTCCTTGAAGGCTTCAAACGTAACATCCGGGGCAGCGAACGTGGCGACCGAGACGCCGAACGCCGTCCCGCCCTCGGCCAGCTCGCCCACGCCCACCGCTGA
- a CDS encoding leucyl aminopeptidase family protein: MTDFAALLRPNRGETARPLHLVDATLFPEWLKAHAGARKALIEAARFEAKPGQVLVIPGPSPTADVEVLVGVARLASLTPWCLAAAAERLPEGTYRVAGEVAPGLSALGWLLAQHTRTTWKSKPDTPAGPRVLLSGEPARVAEIVRLAEATGQVRDLVDTPAGDLGPAELEQAVRDWAKSAGAEVTVTKGDALAQGYPMIYAVGAAAEPSRAPRLIEATWGDPNHPRIAVIGKGVVFDSGGLDLKPAAGMRLMKKDMGGAAHALALARLIVGERLPVRLHLLIPAVENAVSGAAFRPGDILRSRNGLRVEIDNTDAEGRLILGDSLTRAGEEKPELIVDFATLTGAARIALGPDLPATFSNDDGFAAELLAAGTEVGDPLWRLPLWDGYDEMLKSELADLSNSADSPFAGTITAALFLRRFVPENTLWAHLDTFAWRPVPRPGRPKGGEALGLRAVYSALSARYTRRH; the protein is encoded by the coding sequence ATGACCGATTTCGCCGCGCTCCTCCGACCGAACCGCGGCGAAACCGCCCGCCCGCTCCACCTCGTCGACGCGACCCTGTTCCCCGAATGGCTCAAGGCGCATGCCGGGGCGCGCAAGGCGCTGATCGAGGCCGCCCGGTTCGAGGCCAAGCCCGGCCAGGTGCTCGTCATCCCCGGCCCGTCGCCCACCGCCGACGTCGAGGTGCTGGTCGGGGTCGCCAGGCTCGCCAGCCTCACGCCCTGGTGCCTCGCCGCCGCTGCCGAGCGGCTCCCCGAGGGCACCTACAGGGTCGCGGGTGAAGTCGCGCCCGGCCTGTCGGCGCTCGGCTGGCTCCTCGCCCAGCACACGCGCACCACGTGGAAGAGCAAGCCCGACACCCCCGCCGGTCCCCGCGTCCTCCTCAGCGGCGAGCCCGCCCGCGTCGCCGAGATCGTCCGCCTCGCCGAGGCCACCGGCCAAGTCCGCGACCTCGTCGACACCCCTGCCGGCGACCTCGGCCCGGCCGAGCTCGAGCAGGCGGTCCGCGACTGGGCCAAATCCGCCGGTGCCGAGGTCACCGTCACCAAGGGCGACGCGCTCGCCCAGGGCTATCCGATGATCTACGCCGTGGGCGCCGCGGCCGAGCCGTCGCGCGCGCCGCGCCTCATCGAGGCGACCTGGGGCGATCCCAACCACCCGCGCATCGCCGTCATCGGCAAGGGCGTGGTGTTCGACAGCGGCGGCCTCGACCTCAAGCCTGCCGCCGGGATGCGGCTGATGAAGAAGGACATGGGCGGCGCGGCCCATGCCCTCGCGCTCGCCCGGCTGATCGTCGGCGAGCGCCTGCCCGTGCGCCTCCACCTCCTCATCCCCGCGGTCGAGAATGCCGTCTCCGGCGCCGCCTTCCGCCCCGGCGACATCCTGCGCAGCCGCAACGGCCTGCGGGTCGAGATCGACAATACCGACGCGGAAGGACGCCTGATCCTCGGCGATTCGCTGACCCGCGCGGGCGAGGAGAAGCCCGAACTGATCGTCGACTTTGCCACGCTGACCGGCGCGGCGCGGATCGCGCTCGGCCCTGACTTGCCCGCCACCTTCAGCAACGACGACGGTTTCGCCGCCGAGCTCCTCGCCGCCGGCACCGAGGTCGGGGATCCGCTGTGGCGCCTGCCGTTGTGGGACGGCTATGACGAGATGCTGAAGAGCGAGCTCGCCGACCTGTCGAACAGCGCCGACTCGCCCTTTGCCGGGACAATCACCGCCGCCTTGTTTCTTCGCCGGTTCGTTCCGGAGAACACGCTCTGGGCGCACCTCGACACCTTCGCCTGGCGTCCTGTTCCTCGGCCGGGCCGTCCCAAGGGCGGCGAAGCTTTGGGTCTTCGGGCGGTTTATTCGGCGCTTTCGGCGCGCTATACTCGGCGGCACTAA
- a CDS encoding helix-turn-helix domain-containing protein: protein MKDPASPVCRTISTLLSRIGDKWSVLVVTTLGEGPRRFNELRREIPAVSQRMLTLTLRNLERDGLVSRAVTPSIPPRVDYALTPLGESLRCPIAALSDWAIANVAEIHEAQRRFDHEHDQAAAA from the coding sequence ATGAAGGACCCTGCCAGCCCCGTCTGCCGCACCATCAGCACCCTGCTCAGCCGGATCGGCGACAAATGGTCGGTGCTGGTCGTGACCACCTTGGGCGAGGGGCCCCGCCGCTTCAACGAGCTGCGCCGCGAAATCCCCGCCGTCTCGCAGCGGATGCTGACCCTCACCTTGCGCAATCTCGAGCGCGACGGCCTCGTCAGCCGCGCGGTCACGCCCTCGATCCCGCCCCGGGTCGATTATGCGCTGACCCCCCTGGGCGAATCGCTCCGCTGCCCGATCGCGGCCCTGTCCGACTGGGCGATCGCCAACGTCGCCGAGATCCACGAGGCGCAGCGCCGCTTCGATCACGAGCACGACCAGGCCGCGGCGGCCTAG
- a CDS encoding transketolase: MTDLAALATLEERLRFTASWIIHHANHVRDSADGLKVGGHQASSASMSAILTALYFDALGPNDRVAVKPHAGPVLHAIHYLLGGQDKETLANFRGFGGAQSYPSRTKDRIPVDFSTGSVGLGVAITLFASLVQDWLSARDALPADKRGRFVALMGDAELDEGNIYEALIEGHKHDVRNLWWIVDYNRQSLDATSADRMFERFDDIFRTCGWRVVELRHGKKLAAALAAAPAVKDWLEALPNADHSALLYQGGAAWRARVDKDLGDRAATFLSAHDDDQLAALFSDLGGHCMASLTEAFAAANDDVPTVFIAWTVKGYGLPFAGHKDNHAGLMNPTQFAAYRDGLGIADGQEWEPLAGLGGNARASVQALVDQTRVRRQKEPRNFTSWPVPVFPTPTGEEQSTQAAFGRILLDLAKSGDGLADRILTTSPDVTVSTNLGAFVNNRGLFHRRAIRDVFAEAKIPSAQKWAAKDAGQHVELGIAESNLFLMLAAAGLSGDLFGHRLIPIGTLYDPFIARGLDSLNYGCYQDARFLLVATPSGLTLGPEGGAHQSINPPLIALGQPGLRHYEPAFADELALFMREAIRLIDDPQGESTYLRLSTRSLAQEPRASDDWQADALQGGYWLREPGPQAEAAIVAMGAVMPEALAAFDALADDVPGLGLLSVTSPNLLHRGWSVSSASRWNGSPADSHVARLLGRLAPSARLVTLCDAAPASLSWLGAVLGHRVAPLGVDRFGQTGNLHDLYGEYRLDGEAITEAMAGLLL; this comes from the coding sequence ATGACCGATCTCGCTGCCCTCGCGACCCTCGAAGAACGCCTTCGCTTCACCGCCTCGTGGATCATCCACCACGCCAATCACGTTCGTGACAGCGCCGACGGACTGAAGGTCGGCGGGCATCAGGCCTCGAGCGCGTCGATGAGCGCGATCCTGACCGCCCTCTATTTCGATGCGCTCGGCCCCAATGACCGGGTCGCGGTGAAGCCCCACGCCGGCCCCGTCCTTCACGCCATCCATTATCTCCTCGGCGGCCAAGACAAGGAGACGCTCGCCAACTTCCGCGGCTTCGGCGGGGCGCAAAGCTATCCCTCGCGCACCAAGGACAGGATCCCGGTCGATTTCTCCACCGGATCGGTCGGACTCGGGGTCGCCATCACCCTCTTCGCGAGCCTCGTCCAGGACTGGCTCTCGGCCCGCGACGCCCTGCCGGCGGACAAGCGCGGCCGCTTCGTCGCGCTGATGGGCGATGCCGAGCTCGACGAGGGCAACATCTACGAAGCGCTCATCGAGGGCCACAAGCACGACGTCCGCAACCTGTGGTGGATCGTCGACTACAACCGGCAGAGCCTCGACGCGACCAGCGCCGACCGCATGTTCGAGCGCTTCGACGACATCTTCCGCACCTGCGGCTGGCGCGTGGTCGAGCTGCGCCACGGCAAGAAGCTCGCCGCCGCGCTGGCCGCCGCACCGGCGGTCAAGGACTGGCTCGAGGCGCTGCCCAACGCCGACCACAGCGCGCTCCTCTACCAGGGCGGGGCGGCGTGGCGGGCGCGCGTGGACAAGGATCTCGGCGACAGGGCCGCGACCTTCCTTTCGGCCCACGACGACGACCAGCTCGCCGCGCTGTTCAGCGACCTCGGCGGCCACTGCATGGCGAGCCTCACCGAAGCCTTCGCGGCGGCGAATGACGACGTCCCGACCGTCTTCATCGCCTGGACCGTCAAGGGCTACGGCCTCCCCTTCGCCGGCCACAAGGACAATCACGCCGGGCTGATGAACCCGACCCAGTTCGCCGCCTATCGCGACGGGCTCGGAATCGCCGATGGTCAGGAATGGGAGCCGCTCGCCGGCCTCGGCGGCAATGCCCGCGCGAGCGTCCAGGCACTGGTCGACCAGACCAGGGTGCGCCGCCAGAAGGAGCCGCGCAATTTCACCAGCTGGCCGGTGCCGGTCTTCCCCACCCCCACCGGCGAGGAGCAGTCGACCCAAGCCGCCTTCGGCCGGATCCTCCTCGACCTCGCCAAGTCGGGCGACGGCCTCGCCGACCGCATCCTCACCACCTCGCCCGACGTCACCGTCTCGACCAACCTCGGCGCCTTCGTGAACAATCGCGGGCTGTTCCACCGCCGCGCGATCCGCGACGTCTTCGCCGAAGCGAAGATCCCGTCGGCGCAGAAGTGGGCGGCGAAGGACGCGGGCCAGCATGTCGAGCTCGGAATCGCCGAATCGAACCTCTTCCTGATGCTCGCCGCCGCCGGCCTGTCGGGCGACCTTTTCGGCCACCGGCTGATCCCCATCGGCACCCTCTACGACCCGTTCATCGCCCGCGGCCTCGATAGCCTCAACTACGGCTGCTACCAGGACGCCCGCTTCCTCCTCGTCGCGACGCCGAGCGGCCTGACGCTCGGGCCCGAGGGCGGCGCGCACCAGTCGATCAACCCGCCGCTGATCGCGCTCGGCCAGCCGGGCCTCCGCCACTACGAACCCGCCTTCGCCGACGAACTCGCGCTCTTCATGCGCGAGGCGATCCGCCTGATCGACGATCCGCAGGGCGAGAGCACCTACCTCCGCCTCTCCACCCGCAGCTTGGCGCAGGAGCCCCGCGCGTCGGACGACTGGCAGGCCGATGCGCTTCAAGGCGGCTACTGGCTGCGCGAACCCGGCCCGCAAGCGGAAGCCGCGATCGTCGCCATGGGCGCGGTCATGCCCGAGGCGCTCGCCGCCTTCGACGCGCTTGCCGACGACGTCCCGGGTCTCGGACTCCTCTCGGTCACCAGCCCCAATCTCCTCCATCGCGGCTGGAGCGTGTCGAGCGCGAGCCGCTGGAACGGTAGCCCCGCCGACAGCCACGTCGCGCGCCTGCTCGGCCGCCTCGCGCCCAGCGCGCGTCTCGTCACCCTGTGCGACGCCGCGCCCGCCTCGCTCTCGTGGCTGGGCGCCGTCCTCGGCCACCGCGTCGCGCCGCTCGGCGTCGACCGCTTCGGCCAGACCGGCAACCTCCACGACCTCTACGGCGAATATCGCCTCGACGGCGAAGCCATCACCGAGGCGATGGCGGGGCTTCTTCTCTAA
- a CDS encoding NAD(P)-dependent alcohol dehydrogenase gives MPTIAKGYGTDAADQPLRAMEFERRDLRPDDVAIQISHAGICHSDLHTARSDWKGTQYPCVPGHEIVGTVTAVGPQVTKHKVGDTVAVGCMVDSCMKCDQCLEGWEVFCREGNVGTYNGRDRHDGSNTKGGYSDHIVVRDHFVCKVPDGMDIAKVAPLLCAGITTYSPLRQYGVGEGTKVAVVGLGGLGHMGVKLAVAMGAHVTIITTTPEKGEDARALGAHDVIISTDKAQMKAARTRFDFILNTIPVSHEIDGYLQLLGRSGRMVIVGALNEMPGFVGANLIFWNRAVGGSAIGGIPETQEMLDFCAEHGIYPETEHIAIDQVNEAYERLLKNDVRYRFVIDMEQTA, from the coding sequence ATGCCCACCATCGCCAAGGGCTATGGCACCGACGCCGCCGACCAACCCCTCCGCGCCATGGAGTTCGAACGCCGCGACCTGCGTCCCGACGACGTGGCGATCCAGATCAGCCACGCCGGCATCTGCCACTCCGACCTCCACACCGCCCGCAGCGACTGGAAGGGCACGCAATATCCCTGCGTTCCTGGCCACGAGATCGTCGGCACCGTCACCGCGGTCGGTCCGCAAGTCACCAAGCACAAGGTCGGCGACACGGTCGCGGTCGGCTGCATGGTCGACAGCTGCATGAAGTGCGACCAGTGCCTCGAGGGCTGGGAAGTCTTCTGCCGCGAGGGCAATGTCGGCACCTACAACGGCCGCGATCGCCACGACGGCTCGAACACCAAGGGCGGTTATTCCGACCACATCGTCGTGCGAGACCATTTCGTCTGCAAGGTCCCGGACGGCATGGACATCGCCAAAGTCGCGCCTCTGCTCTGCGCCGGCATCACCACTTACTCGCCGCTTCGCCAATATGGCGTGGGCGAGGGCACCAAGGTGGCGGTGGTCGGCCTCGGCGGCCTCGGCCACATGGGGGTCAAGCTCGCGGTCGCGATGGGTGCCCACGTCACCATCATCACCACCACCCCCGAAAAGGGCGAGGATGCCCGCGCACTGGGCGCCCACGACGTCATCATCTCGACCGACAAGGCGCAGATGAAGGCCGCGCGCACCCGCTTCGACTTCATTCTGAATACCATCCCTGTCAGCCACGAGATCGACGGCTATCTCCAGCTGCTCGGCCGCTCGGGCCGGATGGTGATCGTCGGCGCGCTGAACGAGATGCCGGGCTTCGTCGGCGCCAACCTCATCTTCTGGAACCGCGCGGTCGGCGGCTCGGCCATCGGCGGCATTCCCGAGACGCAGGAGATGCTCGATTTCTGCGCCGAGCACGGCATCTATCCCGAGACCGAGCATATCGCGATCGATCAGGTCAACGAGGCCTATGAGCGCCTCTTGAAGAACGACGTCCGCTACCGCTTCGTGATCGACATGGAGCAAACCGCCTGA